In Hermetia illucens chromosome 5, iHerIll2.2.curated.20191125, whole genome shotgun sequence, a single window of DNA contains:
- the LOC119658121 gene encoding uncharacterized protein LOC119658121, whose protein sequence is MNTSILLIIILYFSGAFARDCGRLGTNKDYSFVPKRELDDCLAVVGQNPIDKSIAENIWRAIKNAYGEVEDIPLYVYKNMGWILSGISLDDLRNMTIDQGELIGIFGSAESLNDDQMDVIAQKVKSDWAGKTPDKYSEYDLEILGKILCYFNQSEILQIHPDAYRSKAEIIGKLNSCPHEIIESFAKLAVQTNAFGPPSTWSKLDISEIGVVIAGLSEKEYNSIKLENLTQNKRLYNQVINSRYPDANSTKPIQYSRVNTTKSAVSSSYLKRKEAV, encoded by the exons ATGAATACTTCAATACTGCTTATTATTATCTTATATTTCTCTGGTGCATTTGCTAGAGATTGCGGAAGATTAGGTACCAATAAAGATTACTCTTTTGTCCCTAAACGTGAGTTAGACGACTGTTTGGCAGTAGTTGGACAGAATCCTATTGACAAAAGTATTGCAGAAAATATCTGGAGAGCCATAAAAAAT GCATACGGTGAAGTAGAAGACATCCCTCTGTATGTGTACAAAAATATGGGTTGGATTTTAAGTGGTATATCATTGGACGATCTACGCAATATGACCATTGATCAAGGGGAATTGATTGGAATATTCGGTTCGGCTGAATCTTTAAACGATGATCAG ATGGACGTCATTGCCCAGAAAGTAAAGTCAGATTGGGCTGGCAAAACTCCAGATAAATATTCCGAATACGATTTGGAAATACTTGGGAAAATACTTTGCTATTTCAATCAATCTGAAATACTTCAAATTCATCCGGATGCATACAG GTCTAAAGCAGAAATCATTGGGAAATTGAACAGTTGCCCTCATGAAATCATTGAATCTTTTGCAAAACTCGCTGTGCAAACCAATGCATTCGGCCCACCATCAACTTGGAGTAAATTGGAT ATAAGTGAGATTGGTGTCGTCATCGCTGGTCTATCGGAGAAAGAATATAACTCAATCAAGCTAGAAAATTTGAcacaaaacaaaagactttatAACCAAGTAATCAACAGCAGATACCCAGATGCAAACTCAACGAAACCAATTCAATATTCGCGAGTAAATACCACTAAAAGCGCAGTAAGTTCAAGTTATTTAAAGCGAAAGGAAGCGGTATAA